In Sulfurimonas hongkongensis, a single genomic region encodes these proteins:
- a CDS encoding c-type cytochrome, which translates to MKKIVIATVASLALATASMAAVNAKACTSCHGADWSKAALGKSKNVSEMTHAEIAASLKGYKDGSYGGPMKGLMKGQVAKYSDEELEAFAQTIGK; encoded by the coding sequence ATGAAAAAAATCGTAATCGCTACAGTAGCTTCTTTAGCATTAGCAACAGCATCTATGGCAGCAGTAAACGCAAAAGCTTGTACTTCTTGTCATGGTGCTGACTGGAGTAAGGCAGCTCTAGGAAAATCTAAAAATGTCTCTGAAATGACACACGCTGAGATTGCAGCTTCTCTTAAGGGGTACAAAGATGGTAGTTACGGTGGTCCAATGAAGGGTCTTATGAAAGGTCAAGTAGCTAAATACTCTGACGAAGAGTTAGAAGCTTTCGCACAAACAATAGGTAAATAA
- a CDS encoding asparaginase domain-containing protein produces the protein MMLILNSGGTFNKIYNSKNGELEIPYNNEVIEKILQSADFDYSLAGVVYKDSLDMDMSDRKMLASIIMESVDNSFIIVHGTDTMDITAEFLSEIFEDRKIILTGAMRPFEVDNIEATLNLGMAIGFLKAKPQNGVYICMNGLVELSKNIVKNRSLGKFELVK, from the coding sequence ATGATGTTAATTCTAAATAGTGGTGGAACATTTAATAAAATATACAACTCCAAAAACGGAGAGTTAGAGATACCTTATAATAATGAAGTTATAGAAAAAATTTTGCAAAGTGCTGATTTTGATTATAGCCTAGCTGGTGTAGTTTATAAAGATAGTCTTGATATGGATATGAGCGATAGAAAGATGTTAGCAAGCATAATAATGGAGTCTGTTGATAATAGTTTTATAATAGTTCATGGAACTGATACTATGGATATTACAGCTGAATTTTTATCTGAGATATTTGAAGATAGAAAAATTATACTTACAGGTGCTATGAGACCTTTTGAGGTAGATAATATAGAAGCTACACTTAATCTTGGTATGGCTATAGGATTTCTTAAAGCAAAACCTCAAAATGGTGTATATATCTGTATGAATGGTTTGGTTGAATTATCCAAAAATATAGTAAAAAATAGATCTTTAGGAAAGTTTGAACTTGTCAAATAA
- the rfaD gene encoding ADP-glyceromanno-heptose 6-epimerase codes for MRYIEDDLKDKTILITGGAGFIGSNLAFYFQNNHPDAKVVVLDSFRSSCVLSNGNLKSFGHFKNLIGFSGEIISGDINDKDLLLDLEINYKFDYIFHEAAISDTTAQEQDLMIKTNVNAYKDLLELAIRHGANMIYASSAATYGNAKSPQIVGREAPNNVYGFSKLSMDNLSREYIKESDISIVGLRYFNVYGRGEYFKNTTASMVLQFGHQILAGKNPKLFEGSDKILRDFIYIEDVIQANIKAMQTKKSGIYNVGTGVPRSFQDIVDILQHELGTNLKCEYIPNPFVGSYQFHTEADIGSTKEALGYEPAYEMEDAIKDYVGEIKRVYEQEVK; via the coding sequence ATGAGATACATAGAAGATGATTTAAAAGACAAAACGATTTTAATAACAGGTGGAGCTGGATTTATAGGTTCAAACTTAGCTTTTTACTTTCAAAACAACCATCCAGATGCGAAAGTAGTTGTTCTTGATAGCTTTAGAAGCTCTTGTGTGCTATCAAATGGAAATTTAAAGAGTTTTGGACATTTTAAAAACCTTATAGGATTTAGTGGAGAGATAATAAGTGGAGATATTAATGATAAAGATTTACTTCTGGATTTGGAAATAAACTACAAGTTTGATTATATCTTTCATGAGGCAGCTATCTCTGATACTACTGCACAAGAGCAAGATTTGATGATAAAAACAAATGTAAATGCCTATAAAGATCTCTTAGAACTTGCCATCAGACACGGTGCAAATATGATTTACGCATCTTCAGCTGCAACTTACGGTAATGCCAAGTCACCTCAGATAGTAGGAAGAGAAGCACCAAACAATGTTTATGGTTTTTCAAAACTCAGTATGGATAACTTAAGTCGTGAGTATATAAAAGAGAGTGATATCTCTATAGTTGGGCTTAGATATTTTAATGTTTATGGAAGGGGGGAGTATTTTAAAAACACTACTGCATCTATGGTTTTACAGTTTGGGCATCAGATATTAGCAGGTAAAAATCCTAAACTATTTGAGGGAAGTGACAAGATACTTCGAGATTTTATATACATAGAAGATGTGATTCAAGCCAATATAAAAGCGATGCAGACAAAAAAAAGTGGCATTTATAATGTAGGAACAGGAGTGCCAAGAAGCTTTCAAGACATAGTTGATATTTTACAACATGAGTTAGGAACTAACCTAAAGTGTGAGTATATCCCCAATCCTTTTGTTGGAAGTTATCAGTTTCATACGGAGGCTGATATAGGGAGCACAAAAGAGGCTTTAGGGTATGAGCCAGCCTACGAGATGGAAGATGCTATAAAAGATTATGTAGGCGAGATAAAAAGAGTCTATGAGCAAGAAGTCAAATAA
- the ccoS gene encoding cbb3-type cytochrome oxidase assembly protein CcoS, whose protein sequence is MSNWVIAMMLGASIFLGAIALFAFLWAIKSGQFDDEEKFLNAAKFDGEDELNDAYKQEQKKKALKKEYRPE, encoded by the coding sequence ATGAGTAACTGGGTAATAGCTATGATGCTAGGGGCTTCCATCTTTTTGGGAGCTATCGCACTCTTTGCATTTTTGTGGGCCATAAAAAGTGGACAGTTCGATGATGAAGAGAAGTTTTTAAATGCAGCAAAGTTCGATGGAGAAGATGAACTAAATGATGCATATAAACAAGAGCAAAAGAAAAAAGCTTTGAAAAAAGAGTATCGACCTGAATAA
- a CDS encoding heavy metal translocating P-type ATPase, with the protein MSNKVACSHCHLEFDETVMIKDNDHYFCCNGCQGVFKLLSDEGFNGFYDKTANIKLSPPLEKFESSSSFDSESFRDTFVKINSDGFNEVSLIIQGIHCSACVWLNEKALHKMDGVIEANINFTNNKATVVWAEDVVKLSVIIEMIRSIGYDAFAYDSSVQEDYANKERRAYYLKMAVAVFASMNIMWIAVAQYAGYFSGITQDIKTILNIAEWILATPVLFYSGWVFFRGAYYGLKNKVVNMDLMVATGALLTYIYSIYITVTEYGEAYFDSVSMIITFVLIGKFLEVLSKKNAADTLDIIGRNIPSEIKILVGDTIVACKLENVKVGDIVVVSSGERVLLDGKIIKGQGSFDESNLTGESEPIYKNIGDTVISGTTSIDADIYFRATKDFKHSTLSNLVTLLESAINKKPKIQQLANRLSEHFSSIILGFSFLTFLVWFVMGNGFETSFMIGISVIIIACPCALALATPVATLVGLNLGAKRGILFKEAAQIETMAKVDTLVLDKTGTITVGKPEVVRENIFEEFDKKLLYSLVKLSKHPVASGICRYLESKDESLKEVLFDEFSQIPACGIKAKYQNKEILGGNLKLLEKHEINMDFASDNTVFYFAIDKKIVCIYELSDKIKEDAQELIAEMQKRNISVVMLTGDNEKSAKSVASRVGISELYYEQTPEDKSKFIESLHAKNRSVVMVGDGVNDILALTRSDIGIVMGSGSDIAVEIGDVVLLNDSLTSLRDAFKISKITFGLIKQNLFISLVYNAITIPLAMAGYVIPLVAAISMSLSSLLVVGNSMRIKYKFKQK; encoded by the coding sequence TTGTCAAATAAAGTAGCTTGTAGTCATTGTCATCTTGAATTTGATGAGACTGTTATGATAAAAGATAATGATCACTACTTTTGCTGTAATGGTTGTCAGGGTGTTTTTAAACTTCTTAGCGATGAAGGATTTAATGGCTTCTATGATAAAACTGCAAATATAAAACTGTCACCTCCTCTTGAGAAGTTCGAATCTTCATCATCTTTTGATAGTGAGTCTTTTAGAGATACTTTTGTAAAGATAAATAGTGATGGGTTTAATGAAGTGTCACTTATTATACAAGGTATTCACTGCTCAGCCTGTGTCTGGTTAAATGAAAAAGCTCTTCATAAGATGGATGGGGTTATAGAAGCAAATATCAACTTTACTAACAATAAAGCAACTGTAGTCTGGGCAGAAGATGTTGTAAAACTATCTGTTATTATAGAGATGATTCGCTCTATTGGGTATGATGCTTTTGCTTATGATTCTTCAGTACAAGAAGATTATGCAAATAAAGAGAGAAGAGCATACTACTTAAAGATGGCAGTAGCAGTTTTTGCATCTATGAATATTATGTGGATAGCTGTGGCTCAATATGCTGGATATTTTTCAGGAATCACTCAAGATATTAAGACGATTTTAAATATTGCTGAATGGATTCTAGCTACTCCTGTACTTTTTTATAGTGGATGGGTTTTCTTTAGAGGTGCATATTATGGACTGAAAAACAAAGTTGTAAACATGGACCTCATGGTAGCAACTGGGGCTTTACTTACATATATATACTCCATCTATATTACTGTAACAGAGTATGGAGAGGCATATTTTGACTCTGTTAGTATGATTATAACTTTTGTATTGATAGGAAAATTTTTAGAAGTTTTAAGTAAGAAAAATGCGGCAGATACTCTAGATATTATCGGTAGAAATATTCCTAGTGAGATTAAGATATTGGTAGGTGATACTATTGTTGCTTGTAAGTTAGAGAATGTAAAAGTTGGAGATATTGTAGTTGTTTCATCAGGTGAGAGAGTTTTGCTTGATGGAAAAATTATAAAAGGTCAAGGATCTTTTGATGAGTCTAACCTAACAGGGGAGAGTGAACCGATATATAAAAATATTGGGGACACTGTTATTAGTGGAACAACAAGTATAGATGCAGATATTTATTTTCGTGCAACAAAAGACTTTAAACACTCAACCCTCTCAAATCTTGTTACTCTACTTGAATCTGCAATAAATAAAAAACCAAAAATACAACAGCTTGCAAACAGACTCTCAGAACATTTTTCTTCCATCATACTCGGCTTTAGTTTTTTAACATTTCTTGTATGGTTTGTAATGGGTAATGGTTTTGAGACTTCTTTTATGATAGGTATCTCGGTTATTATTATAGCATGCCCTTGTGCTTTAGCTCTTGCTACTCCAGTTGCTACGCTTGTTGGGCTAAATCTTGGTGCAAAAAGGGGCATCCTCTTTAAAGAAGCTGCCCAAATTGAGACTATGGCAAAGGTTGATACTTTAGTTCTTGATAAAACAGGCACTATAACTGTTGGAAAGCCAGAGGTTGTAAGAGAAAATATTTTTGAAGAGTTTGACAAAAAGTTGTTGTACTCTCTTGTAAAGCTCTCAAAGCATCCCGTTGCATCTGGAATTTGTAGATATTTAGAGAGTAAGGATGAGAGTTTAAAAGAAGTTTTATTTGACGAGTTTTCTCAAATACCAGCTTGTGGTATAAAAGCAAAATATCAAAACAAAGAGATACTTGGCGGGAATCTTAAACTTTTAGAGAAACATGAGATAAATATGGATTTTGCAAGCGATAATACGGTTTTTTACTTCGCTATTGATAAAAAAATTGTATGCATATATGAGTTAAGTGATAAGATAAAAGAAGATGCACAAGAGCTTATAGCTGAGATGCAAAAGAGAAATATAAGTGTCGTTATGCTAACAGGCGACAATGAAAAGAGTGCTAAAAGCGTGGCAAGCAGAGTTGGAATTAGTGAATTGTACTATGAGCAAACTCCAGAAGATAAGTCTAAGTTTATAGAGTCTCTTCATGCAAAAAATAGAAGTGTTGTGATGGTTGGGGATGGAGTTAATGATATCCTAGCACTTACAAGATCTGATATTGGGATTGTGATGGGAAGTGGAAGCGATATAGCTGTAGAGATTGGCGATGTTGTTTTACTCAATGACTCACTAACTTCACTAAGAGATGCATTTAAGATTAGTAAAATAACTTTTGGGCTTATAAAGCAAAACCTATTTATATCTTTAGTCTATAATGCCATTACTATTCCACTTGCTATGGCTGGTTATGTTATCCCGCTTGTAGCTGCAATATCGATGTCTCTTAGTTCTCTTTTAGTTGTAGGCAATTCTATGAGAATAAAATACAAATTTAAACAAAAATAA